The proteins below come from a single Tissierella sp. MB52-C2 genomic window:
- a CDS encoding LCP family protein: protein MKNESSVYKPRRSRRAEIRARKKRIFFIRRLTILTILIVLIVSCVTIIKNMIKPPSIPQPGADNLTNYDDIAFITPEVNDYDMLIGNNLDIPEGLTMEDRKDQFYTFLILGLDKGVNTDTIMVASYDGINKEANIISVPRDSLVNVKRKVKKINAAYPAGNLNGGGKEGGINQLKRELKTIIGFVPDFYIGIDLDGFERIVDAVGGIDINVSMDLKYDDPTQDLHTNIKKGQQVLNGENALKFARYRKGNNGKNTISDYERMENQQIVIKAILTKLLKPANILKIPEFIDIFNENIYSDIKTENMLWFADQLNRIKGTEALSTYTMPTTGTSGVPMYYEYLDKDGILELVNDTINPYKKDIENIHVDIIGGN from the coding sequence ATGAAAAATGAAAGCAGTGTATATAAGCCAAGAAGAAGTAGAAGAGCAGAGATAAGGGCAAGAAAAAAGAGAATATTTTTCATCAGGAGATTGACTATTTTAACAATTTTAATTGTTTTAATTGTTTCATGTGTAACCATTATTAAAAATATGATAAAGCCACCAAGCATTCCACAGCCAGGTGCAGATAATTTAACAAATTATGATGATATAGCTTTTATTACCCCAGAAGTAAATGATTATGATATGCTTATTGGAAACAATCTAGATATACCTGAAGGTCTTACAATGGAAGATAGGAAGGATCAATTTTATACTTTTTTAATTTTAGGCTTAGATAAAGGTGTAAATACAGATACGATTATGGTTGCTTCCTATGACGGAATAAATAAAGAGGCAAATATTATAAGTGTTCCACGAGATAGTTTAGTAAATGTTAAGAGGAAGGTAAAGAAAATAAATGCTGCTTATCCAGCAGGAAATTTAAATGGTGGGGGAAAAGAAGGTGGCATCAATCAATTAAAGAGAGAACTGAAAACTATAATAGGCTTTGTACCTGATTTCTACATTGGTATAGACTTAGATGGTTTTGAAAGAATAGTAGATGCTGTGGGAGGAATAGATATTAATGTATCAATGGATCTGAAATATGATGACCCTACACAAGATTTACATACTAATATAAAAAAGGGGCAGCAGGTTTTAAATGGCGAAAATGCTTTGAAATTTGCACGTTATAGAAAAGGTAATAATGGCAAAAATACTATTAGTGATTATGAACGTATGGAAAATCAGCAGATTGTAATTAAAGCTATACTTACTAAGCTGTTGAAGCCAGCTAATATATTGAAGATTCCTGAATTTATAGATATATTTAATGAAAATATATATAGTGATATAAAAACTGAAAATATGTTGTGGTTTGCAGATCAACTTAATAGAATTAAGGGAACAGAAGCATTATCCACATATACAATGCCAACCACAGGTACTAGTGGAGTACCTATGTATTATGAATACTTAGATAAAGATGGAATTCTTGAACTTGTTAATGACACCATCAATCCATATAAAAAGGATATAGAGAATATACACGTAGACATCATTGGAGGAAATTAA
- a CDS encoding MATE family efflux transporter, protein MAKLKELFAPKDLTEGTPWKRITQFAIPMLIGNIAQQFYNTADSIIVGKYIGDNALAAVGSASPILNLLLVLFVGISVGAGIMVSQYFGAKDREKLSKTIGVCVSLTGIASIIIMILGPIVTRPLLSFLNTPDTIMQWCVDYLIIYFVGIAGFAYYNILAGVLRGLGDSISALVFLLVSTVLNVGLDIWFVAGLNMGVPGVALATIVAQMISALLCIIKLMKMKDNFDLNLKMLKLDKEFSYRLIKLGLPSGLTQAIFSLAMIVVQSLTNSFGEMVIACNVIVMRVDGFAMMPNFSFGSAMTTYAGQNIGAKRIDRVEKGTRDGTMIAVGVSTVITVIILIFGRPLMSVFTDTQELVDLSMHMMRILAVGYIAMAVTQSLSGVMRGAGDTMTPMWISLITTVLIRVPIAYGIAYFTRSAAYPTGRPESTFISLLLSWVLGAIVTLIFYKKGVWREKGIADEA, encoded by the coding sequence ATGGCGAAACTTAAAGAACTATTTGCCCCCAAAGATTTAACTGAAGGCACACCTTGGAAAAGAATTACTCAATTTGCTATTCCCATGCTAATTGGTAATATAGCTCAGCAATTTTACAATACTGCCGACTCTATTATCGTTGGTAAATACATAGGTGATAATGCTCTTGCCGCAGTTGGTAGTGCTTCTCCTATACTAAATCTTTTGCTTGTACTTTTCGTAGGAATTTCCGTAGGTGCAGGTATAATGGTATCCCAGTATTTTGGAGCTAAAGACAGAGAAAAGCTTTCCAAGACAATTGGTGTATGTGTTAGCCTTACTGGCATAGCATCTATAATAATTATGATTCTTGGTCCTATTGTTACACGTCCATTACTCTCTTTTCTTAATACTCCTGATACAATAATGCAGTGGTGCGTAGATTATCTTATTATCTATTTCGTTGGTATTGCAGGTTTTGCTTATTATAATATTTTAGCTGGAGTTCTTCGTGGTCTTGGAGATTCAATATCTGCTCTTGTATTCTTACTTGTTTCTACAGTTTTAAATGTAGGTCTTGATATTTGGTTTGTTGCAGGACTTAATATGGGAGTTCCAGGAGTTGCACTGGCAACTATAGTTGCTCAGATGATATCAGCCTTACTTTGTATCATTAAATTAATGAAAATGAAGGATAACTTTGATTTAAATCTGAAAATGTTAAAGTTAGACAAGGAATTCTCTTATAGATTAATAAAACTTGGATTACCGTCAGGTTTAACACAGGCAATATTCTCCCTTGCAATGATAGTTGTACAATCTTTAACCAATAGCTTCGGAGAAATGGTAATAGCTTGTAACGTAATCGTTATGCGTGTAGATGGATTTGCCATGATGCCAAACTTCTCCTTCGGAAGTGCTATGACCACCTATGCCGGACAAAATATAGGAGCAAAGAGAATAGATAGAGTTGAGAAAGGTACTAGAGATGGTACTATGATTGCAGTTGGAGTATCTACTGTAATAACTGTTATAATTTTAATCTTTGGTAGGCCTCTTATGAGTGTATTCACCGATACACAGGAATTAGTTGATTTAAGTATGCATATGATGAGAATTCTTGCAGTAGGTTATATTGCCATGGCCGTAACTCAATCATTATCTGGAGTTATGCGTGGTGCAGGGGATACTATGACGCCTATGTGGATTTCATTAATTACTACAGTTCTTATTCGTGTACCTATAGCTTATGGTATTGCTTACTTCACTAGAAGTGCTGCTTATCCTACAGGAAGACCTGAGTCAACTTTCATATCTCTATTGTTATCTTGGGTTCTAGGAGCAATTGTAACTTTAATTTTCTATAAAAAAGGTGTTTGGCGTGAAAAGGGAATTGCTGATGAAGCATAA
- a CDS encoding undecaprenyl-diphosphate phosphatase has translation MGTISLVLKSIILGIVEGLTEFLPVSSTGHLVIFQNLMEFSGTNPQYVEMYTYVIQLGAILAVVILYWNKIKDTLLNFFPQKVGYEKSGFRFWFMIFIACIPGGVFGILLDDLADKYLFNPVSIAITLFIGGILMIYAENKFRNKRIKTKELNVTVKQAITVGLFQCLAIIPGMSRSASTIIGGWVSGLSTVAAAEFSFFLAIPVMVGMSALKLYKIGGILVLSTAEIISLAVGFIVSFIVALVVINKFISYLKKKPMKIFAIYRMIFAVIVLIAGSKGIFY, from the coding sequence ATGGGTACCATATCTTTAGTATTAAAATCTATAATACTAGGTATTGTAGAAGGATTGACAGAATTTTTACCAGTATCTTCAACAGGACATTTAGTTATTTTTCAAAACTTAATGGAATTTAGCGGAACAAATCCACAGTACGTGGAAATGTATACATATGTAATACAACTAGGTGCAATATTGGCAGTAGTTATTCTTTATTGGAATAAGATAAAAGATACTCTTTTAAATTTCTTTCCACAAAAAGTAGGATATGAAAAATCAGGTTTTAGATTTTGGTTTATGATATTTATAGCTTGTATTCCAGGAGGAGTTTTTGGAATATTACTAGACGATTTAGCAGACAAATATTTGTTTAATCCAGTATCCATAGCGATTACATTATTTATAGGTGGTATATTGATGATTTATGCTGAAAATAAGTTTAGAAATAAAAGAATTAAGACTAAGGAATTAAATGTAACAGTAAAACAAGCTATTACAGTTGGATTATTTCAATGTCTTGCCATTATTCCAGGAATGTCTCGTTCTGCATCAACTATTATAGGTGGCTGGGTATCAGGGCTTTCAACAGTTGCAGCTGCAGAGTTTTCATTTTTCTTAGCAATTCCAGTTATGGTGGGAATGAGTGCTTTAAAGCTTTATAAAATTGGAGGAATACTAGTACTTAGCACAGCAGAGATAATTTCCTTGGCAGTAGGATTTATTGTATCATTTATAGTGGCTTTAGTAGTTATAAATAAATTTATTTCATATTTGAAAAAGAAGCCTATGAAAATATTTGCCATATATAGAATGATATTTGCAGTTATAGTCTTAATAGCAGGGTCTAAAGGAATATTTTATTAA
- a CDS encoding putative DNA modification/repair radical SAM protein, whose protein sequence is MEVLEKLKILSDAAKYDVSCSSSGSNRKNKNGGLGEAHNSGICHSWSDDGRCISLLKILMTNYCMYDCVYCINRSSNDLPRAAFTPDEIVDLTINFYKRNYIEGLFLSSAVFKSPDYTMEMIFEVVRKLREEEKFNGYIHTKAIPGADKRIVEKVGKYVDRMSVNIELPTEEGLKLLAPSKNKESILKPMGLIKAGITQSTEEMKKFRYSPKFVPAGQTTQLIVGATADSDLKVLRLSEGLYNSYGLKRVYYSAFIPVSTNPKLPVIKSPPLIRENRLYQADWLLRFYGFESRELLDENKPDFDLTLDPKCDWALRNINLFPVEINKADYNMLLRVPGIGVKSAMKIIQARRFSSIDFYDLKKLGIVLKRAQYFITCKGKHYGVKSMDDEIIRNHLVEKPSTLGNYQQLSLFDQVSIEDKCIEIGGQF, encoded by the coding sequence ATGGAGGTATTGGAGAAGCTGAAGATATTATCAGATGCAGCTAAATATGATGTATCCTGCTCATCAAGTGGAAGCAATAGAAAAAATAAAAATGGAGGATTAGGGGAGGCACATAATAGTGGAATATGTCATAGCTGGTCTGATGATGGAAGATGTATTTCACTGTTAAAGATTTTAATGACTAATTATTGTATGTATGATTGTGTATATTGTATTAATAGATCTTCCAATGATTTGCCTAGGGCTGCATTTACTCCAGATGAAATAGTTGATCTAACCATAAATTTCTATAAGAGAAATTATATAGAAGGACTATTTCTAAGCTCTGCTGTATTTAAGTCTCCTGATTATACTATGGAGATGATTTTTGAAGTAGTAAGAAAACTTAGGGAAGAAGAAAAGTTTAATGGATATATTCATACCAAGGCAATACCTGGTGCAGATAAAAGAATTGTTGAAAAAGTAGGGAAATATGTGGATAGAATGAGTGTAAATATAGAATTACCCACAGAAGAAGGTCTAAAACTTTTAGCACCTAGTAAGAATAAGGAAAGTATTTTAAAACCTATGGGGTTAATTAAAGCTGGAATTACTCAATCAACTGAAGAAATGAAGAAATTTAGATATAGCCCAAAGTTTGTACCTGCAGGACAAACTACACAGCTAATAGTAGGGGCTACAGCAGATAGTGATTTAAAGGTTCTTAGATTATCAGAGGGATTATATAATTCCTATGGGCTTAAAAGAGTATATTATTCAGCTTTTATTCCTGTATCTACTAATCCTAAGCTACCAGTAATTAAATCGCCGCCTCTCATAAGGGAAAATAGACTTTATCAAGCGGATTGGTTACTTAGGTTCTATGGATTTGAATCAAGAGAACTATTAGATGAGAATAAACCTGATTTCGATTTGACCTTAGACCCTAAATGTGATTGGGCACTTAGAAATATTAATTTATTTCCAGTTGAGATTAATAAGGCAGATTATAATATGCTTTTGAGAGTTCCGGGTATTGGAGTAAAATCTGCAATGAAAATAATCCAAGCAAGGAGATTTTCATCTATAGATTTTTATGATTTAAAGAAGCTGGGAATAGTCCTTAAAAGAGCTCAATACTTTATTACCTGTAAAGGAAAACATTATGGGGTGAAATCCATGGATGATGAAATAATCAGAAACCATTTAGTTGAAAAACCTTCAACTTTAGGTAACTATCAGCAGTTATCCTTATTTGATCAAGTATCTATTGAAGATAAATGTATTGAAATAGGGGGGCAATTTTAA
- a CDS encoding TIGR03915 family putative DNA repair protein, with translation MIHYIYDGSFDGLFTAVYEAYYRADNVEDIVPEDSMEENFLVQNIFIPTEGEKASKVYKSIENKISREALRRIFYVYLSELPRHGIIILKYIQLGFKLGAQVDLNLSNDIVLMVNNIYAKVSREQHRMLGLLRFQELENGIFYGVIEPDYNITGLIAPHFASRIRNENWIIHDVKRGIGVFYNKKEWVIRNIKSTDSLIIKEEEEEYQELWKEYFKSIAIKNKINPKLQKRNMPMKYWKYLVEKF, from the coding sequence ATGATTCATTATATTTATGACGGCAGCTTTGATGGATTATTTACAGCAGTTTATGAGGCTTATTATAGAGCAGATAATGTTGAGGATATAGTACCTGAAGACAGTATGGAAGAGAATTTCTTAGTACAAAATATATTTATTCCAACAGAAGGGGAAAAGGCTAGTAAAGTATACAAATCTATAGAAAATAAGATTTCTAGGGAAGCTTTAAGGAGAATCTTCTATGTTTATTTATCTGAATTACCTAGACATGGTATAATAATACTTAAATATATACAATTAGGATTCAAGCTTGGGGCACAAGTAGATCTAAATCTATCTAATGATATTGTTCTTATGGTGAATAATATATATGCTAAAGTATCTAGGGAACAGCACAGAATGTTAGGGCTTCTTAGGTTTCAGGAATTGGAAAATGGGATATTCTATGGTGTCATAGAACCAGATTACAATATTACAGGACTTATTGCTCCACATTTTGCATCTAGGATAAGGAATGAAAATTGGATAATCCATGATGTAAAGAGAGGTATAGGAGTATTTTACAATAAAAAAGAATGGGTTATTAGAAATATAAAATCTACAGACTCTTTAATAATCAAAGAGGAAGAAGAGGAATACCAAGAATTATGGAAGGAGTATTTTAAGTCAATTGCCATAAAAAATAAAATTAATCCAAAACTACAGAAAAGAAATATGCCTATGAAATACTGGAAGTATTTAGTGGAAAAGTTTTAG
- a CDS encoding nitronate monooxygenase family protein, protein MELPKLKIGNLVAKIPIIQGGMGVGISLSNLAGNVALNGGIGVLSGVEIGFNEPDYYKNKKEANLRALKYHIKRAKEISKGGIIGINIMTVLNNFEEIVVESVREKIDIIFSGAGLPLTLPSFTKGTDTKVVPIVSSDRAATLICKTWDKRYNVIPDAIVLEGPKAGGHLGFSREELEDSSKELDSLLLEVLEAVKPFEEKYCKKIPIIAGGGVTTGKDIAELINQGASGVQIGSRFAATIECDACDSFKETYVNAREEDIVLINSPVGLIGRAINNKFIEDAKDGLRRPIKCITNCLKPCKPTEVDYCIANALINGQKGNLSSGFVFAGANSYKIKNIISVKDLIRELVDEAKLYIN, encoded by the coding sequence ATGGAGTTACCTAAACTAAAAATAGGCAATCTAGTCGCAAAGATACCCATTATACAGGGTGGTATGGGAGTTGGAATTTCTTTATCAAACCTAGCAGGCAATGTGGCTTTAAATGGAGGAATTGGGGTATTATCTGGTGTAGAAATCGGATTTAATGAACCAGACTATTATAAGAACAAGAAAGAAGCAAATTTGAGAGCCTTAAAATACCATATTAAAAGGGCGAAGGAAATATCAAAAGGTGGTATTATAGGTATTAATATAATGACGGTCCTAAATAATTTTGAAGAAATAGTTGTAGAATCAGTCAGGGAAAAAATAGATATAATCTTTTCAGGAGCAGGTCTTCCGTTAACACTACCTAGCTTTACTAAAGGAACAGATACAAAGGTTGTACCTATTGTTTCATCTGACCGAGCAGCTACTTTAATATGTAAAACTTGGGATAAAAGATATAATGTTATTCCAGATGCCATTGTACTAGAAGGTCCAAAGGCAGGGGGACATCTTGGGTTTTCCCGTGAGGAATTAGAAGATTCATCTAAAGAATTAGATAGTTTACTATTGGAAGTCTTAGAAGCAGTGAAGCCATTTGAAGAAAAATATTGCAAAAAGATTCCAATTATAGCCGGAGGTGGAGTAACTACTGGGAAAGATATAGCTGAATTAATAAACCAAGGTGCATCAGGAGTACAAATAGGAAGTAGATTTGCAGCAACTATTGAATGTGATGCTTGTGACTCCTTTAAAGAGACCTATGTAAATGCGAGGGAAGAAGATATAGTCCTAATTAATAGTCCAGTAGGCTTAATAGGAAGGGCTATAAATAATAAATTTATAGAAGATGCTAAAGATGGTCTAAGGAGACCTATTAAATGTATTACAAATTGTTTAAAACCATGTAAACCTACAGAAGTAGATTATTGTATAGCCAATGCCTTAATCAATGGACAAAAAGGAAATCTTAGTTCTGGGTTTGTCTTTGCAGGTGCTAATTCCTATAAAATAAAAAATATAATATCGGTTAAAGACTTAATTAGAGAACTAGTTGATGAAGCAAAATTATATATTAATTAG
- a CDS encoding uracil-DNA glycosylase has protein sequence MKKIFNNDWQELLGSEMEKEYYQKLRGFLIEEYNTRTIYPHMNDIFSALHLTSYKDTKVVILGQDPYHGPNQAYGLAFSVKAGVRIPPSLVNMYKELKDDLGCYIPNNGVLTKWAKEGVLLLNTSLTVRAGEANSHSKIGWQIFTDHIIKLLNERDDPIVFILWGNNAIKKKMLITNPKHYIITSVHPSPLSASRGFFGSKPFSKTNKFLESIGKEPIDWQIENI, from the coding sequence ATGAAGAAAATATTTAATAATGATTGGCAAGAGTTATTAGGTAGTGAAATGGAAAAGGAATATTATCAAAAACTTAGAGGGTTTTTAATTGAGGAATATAATACAAGAACTATATATCCTCATATGAATGATATATTCAGCGCATTACATTTGACCTCATATAAGGATACTAAAGTGGTAATTTTAGGTCAAGACCCATATCATGGACCAAATCAAGCCTATGGTTTAGCATTTTCTGTAAAAGCTGGAGTGAGAATACCACCATCTTTAGTAAATATGTATAAGGAGTTAAAAGATGATTTAGGTTGCTATATACCTAATAATGGTGTTTTAACGAAATGGGCAAAAGAGGGGGTCCTGTTATTAAATACATCTTTAACTGTTAGGGCAGGAGAGGCTAATTCTCATAGTAAAATTGGATGGCAGATTTTTACGGACCATATAATAAAGCTATTAAATGAAAGAGATGACCCTATAGTTTTCATACTTTGGGGAAATAACGCCATAAAGAAAAAAATGTTAATTACGAATCCAAAACATTATATAATAACATCAGTTCACCCAAGTCCATTATCTGCCAGCAGAGGTTTCTTTGGTTCTAAGCCATTTTCAAAGACAAATAAATTTTTAGAGTCCATAGGAAAGGAACCTATAGATTGGCAAATAGAAAATATATAA
- a CDS encoding acetate uptake transporter, translating to MDKVHTENVKIINADPSAIGLFGLAMVTLVASSQKLGITTGVSFVIPWAIFLGAFAQLFASINDSQRNNTFGTTAFGAYAFFWMGVAVSWMIQMGVFGEKLAANVDPKQLGFAFLGYLIFTIFMTIGAMETHKVLFLIFFFIDLLFLGLTLDSFGIMGEFPHKLAAYSELIISLLSFYGSGASVLNEHFGKVFLPVGKPFGIFK from the coding sequence ATGGACAAAGTTCACACGGAAAATGTAAAAATTATTAATGCAGATCCATCAGCAATAGGTTTATTTGGACTAGCTATGGTAACATTAGTCGCATCATCACAGAAATTGGGCATTACAACAGGAGTATCATTTGTAATACCTTGGGCAATATTTTTAGGAGCCTTTGCTCAATTATTTGCTTCTATTAATGACTCACAGAGAAACAATACCTTTGGTACAACTGCCTTTGGAGCATATGCTTTCTTCTGGATGGGTGTGGCAGTATCTTGGATGATACAAATGGGAGTATTTGGTGAAAAGTTAGCAGCAAATGTAGATCCAAAACAATTAGGATTTGCATTTTTAGGTTATCTAATTTTTACAATATTTATGACCATAGGTGCTATGGAGACTCATAAGGTATTATTTTTAATTTTCTTCTTTATTGATTTACTATTTCTTGGATTAACACTTGATTCCTTTGGTATTATGGGAGAATTTCCACACAAACTGGCTGCATATTCTGAACTAATAATTTCTTTATTATCATTTTATGGTTCAGGTGCATCAGTATTAAATGAACACTTTGGAAAAGTATTCTTACCAGTGGGAAAACCATTTGGAATATTTAAATAA
- a CDS encoding helix-turn-helix transcriptional regulator yields MYYNLDNFGKIVSSIRKIETGKYLPSYEILEDLSNILKVDLNQTILNYRIDDFKASNEIVDSTESKFDRDEYSTLENEYNRFSIFRNDGILN; encoded by the coding sequence TTGTATTATAATTTAGATAACTTTGGTAAAATAGTATCCTCTATTAGAAAAATTGAAACTGGCAAGTATCTCCCAAGCTATGAAATCCTTGAAGATTTATCTAATATTTTAAAAGTTGATCTGAATCAAACCATTTTAAATTATAGGATTGATGATTTTAAGGCTTCTAATGAAATAGTAGATAGTACAGAATCAAAATTTGATAGAGATGAATATTCTACATTAGAAAATGAATATAATAGATTTAGTATCTTTAGAAATGATGGAATTCTTAATTGA
- a CDS encoding MATE family efflux transporter produces the protein MNSERIKKLNNFAFPLLVQSIMGYFIGFTDQAIVARISTPALAAVGVVSSFLQMIAGLMGAITLIFNIRGSKKIGAKDDEGLKKEFFSSLLLSLILGVAFIILFILGRASLLSSVYALSGQTYNQAIIYSDSMSLYVLIQLFLFAFGTYFKIHNNTKWILIGSTTSSIVNLILDYIFVLGKFGMPKLGVNMAGISTVIAMSINLMIYAIVLREQLSIEFLNIRKYFKNAIIQLKESLPLMGQEILDGSIFVVIVNAIILRMGTFEYAGYIIINMLLGFLNIAKYMYGSATLTLTGISYGEKNKEDLKAYPKISTKIITAIYIVLGVVFILTRNYVPAIVSDDVSTQKIVSLFLAYFIIANSVSPFTNTYMNALQALGLNVFILYSTAIINTFILLLMFVSTSIFNMSLYGIALCVLLDNILTGIVYYKRYNKEIAKDKEFV, from the coding sequence ATGAACAGTGAAAGAATAAAAAAATTAAATAATTTTGCTTTCCCTTTACTGGTACAATCTATAATGGGTTATTTTATTGGTTTTACAGACCAAGCAATAGTTGCAAGAATTTCCACCCCAGCTTTGGCTGCTGTTGGAGTAGTATCTTCCTTTCTCCAGATGATAGCTGGACTTATGGGGGCCATTACTCTTATATTTAATATTCGTGGAAGTAAAAAAATTGGAGCAAAAGATGATGAAGGGTTGAAAAAAGAATTTTTTTCTTCACTATTACTTAGCTTGATATTAGGAGTAGCATTTATAATCTTGTTCATATTAGGTAGAGCTAGTTTGCTTAGTAGTGTCTATGCCCTATCTGGTCAAACATATAACCAAGCAATTATATATTCAGACTCAATGAGTTTATATGTTCTTATTCAACTTTTTCTATTTGCTTTTGGTACATATTTTAAGATACATAATAATACAAAATGGATTCTTATTGGTTCTACTACTTCATCAATAGTTAATTTAATTTTAGATTATATATTTGTTTTAGGAAAGTTTGGTATGCCAAAGCTAGGTGTAAATATGGCAGGGATTTCTACTGTGATAGCTATGTCAATAAATTTAATGATTTATGCAATAGTATTAAGAGAACAGTTATCAATAGAATTTCTAAATATAAGAAAGTATTTTAAAAATGCTATAATACAATTAAAAGAATCTCTACCTTTGATGGGACAAGAAATTCTTGACGGATCTATTTTTGTTGTCATTGTTAATGCAATAATATTAAGAATGGGTACATTTGAATATGCAGGATATATAATAATTAATATGCTATTAGGTTTTTTAAATATAGCAAAGTATATGTATGGATCGGCTACATTAACTTTGACTGGAATAAGTTACGGAGAAAAAAATAAAGAAGACCTCAAAGCATACCCTAAAATAAGTACTAAAATTATTACTGCAATCTATATAGTATTAGGGGTAGTGTTTATTTTAACTAGAAATTATGTTCCTGCTATTGTTAGTGATGATGTAAGTACGCAAAAAATAGTTTCTTTATTTTTGGCATATTTTATAATTGCTAACTCGGTAAGCCCATTTACAAACACCTATATGAATGCTCTTCAAGCATTAGGGTTAAATGTATTTATTCTTTATAGTACAGCAATAATTAATACATTTATTTTACTGCTAATGTTTGTTTCTACAAGTATATTCAATATGTCTTTATATGGCATAGCATTATGTGTATTATTAGATAATATATTAACAGGAATTGTTTATTATAAAAGATACAATAAAGAAATTGCTAAAGATAAAGAATTTGTATGA
- a CDS encoding DUF1294 domain-containing protein produces the protein MANILNFNNKEIFFLGYLICINILSFIIFGIDKSKAQKKQWRIPELYLLIISFLGGSIGSLMAMVLFKHKLSKKKFYIGIPLLIIVNKIMELIIFSSIR, from the coding sequence ATGGCAAATATTTTAAACTTTAATAATAAAGAGATATTTTTTCTGGGTTATTTAATTTGTATAAATATCTTATCATTTATAATATTTGGAATAGATAAAAGTAAAGCCCAAAAGAAACAATGGAGAATACCAGAACTTTATTTACTCATTATATCTTTTTTAGGTGGTTCCATAGGCTCTCTAATGGCTATGGTTTTATTTAAACATAAACTATCTAAAAAGAAGTTTTATATTGGAATTCCCTTACTTATCATAGTAAATAAAATAATGGAATTAATTATATTTAGCAGCATAAGATAA
- a CDS encoding DUF4438 domain-containing protein, with the protein MLKTNRNKLVIQSVQGKIHSPAMGPSPYRISHEGKPMILHGVGGITYNFQIGDSCMDLVGDHVEPGVSMRNEDKMENQALMVLSCVGNEARVVSGDAKGAKGFVTGTHGGIEHVLVYFPQEDLEKMAINDTILIKANGQGLKIEGHEDVLVMNLDPNLFEKLGIKENENGELEVPVVTEIPAHLMGSGIGSSTSLSGDYDITTGDEEAVKEYGIDKLKFGDLVLLKDCDNTYGRQYLKGSATVGVIVHSNCILAGHGPGVTGLISCKTSKIKGIKTEDANIAKYLGVK; encoded by the coding sequence TTGTTAAAAACTAACAGAAATAAATTAGTAATTCAATCTGTCCAAGGAAAAATCCATAGTCCTGCCATGGGACCAAGCCCCTATAGAATAAGTCATGAGGGCAAACCAATGATACTGCATGGAGTTGGTGGAATTACTTATAATTTCCAAATTGGTGATTCCTGCATGGACCTTGTGGGAGACCATGTGGAGCCAGGGGTAAGCATGAGAAACGAAGATAAAATGGAAAACCAAGCATTAATGGTTCTGTCATGTGTTGGTAATGAAGCTAGGGTAGTATCTGGAGACGCTAAAGGTGCTAAAGGTTTTGTCACAGGAACCCATGGTGGAATTGAACACGTTTTAGTATATTTTCCACAGGAAGATTTGGAAAAGATGGCTATAAATGATACTATTTTAATTAAAGCAAATGGACAAGGTCTAAAAATTGAAGGTCATGAAGATGTTTTAGTTATGAATCTAGACCCTAATTTATTTGAAAAATTAGGAATAAAAGAAAACGAAAATGGAGAACTAGAAGTTCCTGTAGTAACTGAAATACCAGCTCATCTAATGGGTTCAGGTATAGGAAGTTCCACTAGTTTATCTGGAGACTATGATATAACCACTGGTGATGAAGAAGCTGTAAAAGAATATGGTATAGATAAACTTAAATTTGGAGACTTAGTACTATTAAAAGATTGTGATAATACTTATGGTCGTCAATATTTAAAAGGTTCTGCAACTGTTGGCGTAATAGTACACAGTAATTGTATATTAGCTGGACATGGCCCTGGAGTTACAGGTCTTATTAGCTGTAAAACTTCTAAAATAAAGGGAATAAAAACTGAAGATGCTAATATAGCAAAATATCTTGGTGTAAAATAG